TTCCTATGTGTCTCTTACTTTTTCTTGTTAAAATTTGCAGTTATCTGTCACGTATCCAGTATTCTCATAGCCACTAAATATAAACACTTAGAATCCGTAAAAAAAGAATAAACAGAAGTGGGCCCGCTGAGATTCGAACTCAGGACCTCCGCCGTGTGAAGGCTTCTTTTGACAAATTAAGCTCTATTAATCCTTTAAATTCGGTCATAACTCCTACTCACTCCCAAAAATTAGACCTGCCCGAAAACAGGAGTTGTAACAGCTTCACGCTCAATGATGTATGGATCAAACATCAGGGTCTTTTTGAGGAATGGTTGAAAAATAAAGATATATCGAAAAGGACAAAGCAGAACTATTTTAGTGCCTTACTAAGATTTTTTGAAAGCCAGACTGTAACCAGACCAATAGAGTTTAGGAATATTCTGTTAAAAGATAAAGAAGAGCGCGGATTACGTAATTTGTTTAATTATTTTGAGGATGAAGAAATAAACGAAATATGTGGTCATTCTCTCGAAAAATGGAGACGCTTTGTAAAAATCAAAAAGTCTGGTGTCGTTGAGGTTTACGTAGACGATGAAGAAATAAAGAAAGGATACGAGGAATGTCCTGAAGAAATGAAGCCTATATACAGTTTATTGGTTTATTCAGGGAATCGATTTACTCATATACATCAGATGCTTGACAATTTTGATGAAGGTAATATCATTATAGATGGGGAAATAGCTCATTATCCAACGTCTTTTTTATCAAGTGGTTCAAAAAGAACTTTTCATTTATTTTTCCCTGCATCGTATGTTCCTGAACTAAAGAAGATATGTAAACTGAGATCTTATTTTAATATACTAAAGGAAATAAAATGTGGCCGTGTTACCGCAAAAACCATTCGAAAATGGCATTTAAACCTCATGATTAAGGAAGGGATTACAGAAAGCGTAGCTGATTTCATTCAAGGTAGGGCATCCGTTACTGTGGGAAGTGCTCATTACCTAAATAAAGTGCAACAGGCGACAAATCAGTACAGCAGGCTTATCGGGAAACTCCCTATATAATTTCAGTAAATAAATAGTATATAGAACAGACACCGGGAGCAGGACGGTAAAGGTAAAGACATACCAGTACACCGGAGAATTAACCGGATTAGATATGTACGAATCAATCTCGATCCTAGATTACGAAGCAGTGGAAAGGGTAACCGAACAATTCAAGGAAACGCTATACGAAAACAAGTTAAGGGTAACCACTGGTAACCCTTGGGGTAACCTATCAGAGGTTACCCAAAGAAACGACAACGGGAACAATAATAATATAATAAATAATGTAAGGGTAACCATAGATATAGAGAAAGAGAGTGATGGAAAAAATAACCCCCCCCTCTGGAAATGTCAATAAATCAAACCACGAAAAAACATGTGTATTTTCACAGGTTACCCATTCCCTGACAAAACAAGGTTACCCCAAGCCAGAAAACGATAAAGGAAGCCTCGAAAACGAAGGTTACCCCTTTACCGATAGCGAAATGTGTATAAAAAATGAAGCAGTTGACATGGTTACTCCTAGTAATTCCGGACTTAGTAACCTCCTCCGGAGAGCTTTGGCTAAATTCGCAAAAACAGAGTACAAAAGCAATGTGCCAGACGTTAGCGAATTTGTAGGCGAATTCAATAAGAGAACACCGGAGTACGTGGAGCAGTTAGGACAGAAAGCAGTAATGTACAACGCCGAGAGGATGAAGGCGAGAGGGTGGAGGCTATAAAGCCTCCTCGTGCTCGAACACCGGAAGAAGAATAAGTATCCCCAACTCTCACCTTATCCCCTCCTGTGGCTCTGTAGTGCCTTCTGATACAGCCAAAAGCAAATGTGCGTAGTGTTTAGAAATTATACGTGAATGGTTTTTATCCAATGTTGCATTATGAAGCGTTTGCACTTTGGAAAGCTGGTTACATGACAAATTGCGAGCCCATTTCAGGTTAGCTCCTTCGAGATTAGCCCCTTTAAGATTAGCCCCTTCAAAATTAGCTCCTTCAAGATTAGCCCCTTTAAGATTAGCTCCTTCAAATTTAGCTCCTTTTAGATTAGCTACTTCAAATTGCGCTCCTTCAAGATTAGCTCCTTTAAAATCAGAATTTTTAAGATATGCTCCATTAAAATAAGCTCCGGAAGCATTAACAGACACAAAGTCAGTCTCCGGAAGGTTAGCAAGCAAGAAATTAGCCCCTTTAAGGTTTGATTTCCAAAAATAAACCCCACCAAGGTTAGCTCCATTAAAAAAAGCTTCTTGTAAATTAAGTCCAGTCAGATTTATCATTCTTGACTCTCCCATGAATAAGGAGTAATTGCGCCTTCCAATAATCGTAAGAACGGCTTGAGTGTCTATTTTTACTTTATTTTGAGGTTCATCTTTAATGGGAGAGTTTATTTTAACAAAAGAAGTCAAAATCTCGATCATTCTCCAATGATCCTTCTGATATTGTGCTGAGATTCTTTCGAGGGCATATATTCCGCCTAACCTAACCTCAATTTTTTCATTCCCTAACTGTTCAATAGCTCTAGTGAAACTTTCAGTGATCTGAACTTCTCTCGAAATTTTTAGATTTCCCCATGCAAAATAAATTCCAACCCCTACAGCAATGCCCCCTAACACTTGAGCCAATGTAGAACGGTAAACGTTTTCCATCTCGGCTAAGTCTTTCGGGTTCGTTATTCCAAATTTATCTACCTGCAACACAGGATATTTTAGTAAAATCCATAAAAAACAAATAAAAAGTAAAACAACAACGAATGCCTTAAATAACCAATTTCGTGTAACCGCCCCATATAATATACTTAGTTTTTTTAAATCTACTAAAACTATTCTAAGTAGTCTGAAGTAAATAACAGACGATCTTGAATCAAAATATCCATATAAATATTCAAATAAAGATCTTATTATTGGAACAGGTTGCATATTTTATACCTAAATGCCATAATTCGAATTAACCTTTCTATTTATATCAAATTCCATTCTGTAAACATAACTGTCTAAAAAGAATATTTTATTCAATGCCGAGCGAGCAGGCAAACGTTTATTTTTTCCCTGTTTTCCCTTCACATTTTCCCCCCTATGTACTTTATTTACTCAGCCTCTTTATTTTCCCCTGCCCCGAAATAGTAAGCAGTATATTTTATTATTCTCGATTATATTCTTATACTTAAATTATATAGTAATATTAATATATGGCTAAAAAATGTAAGATAACCCCGGAATTAATTGAACGAATGAAAGAAAATGTTAAGTTAGGCTTCACCTACTCAGCCTTAGCTCTCAGCCTTGGGATTTCTGAGGACACCCTTTACTCATGGATCAGGAAAGGAAGGGACGAACAGCAACAGCCCTATGTGAGCTTTTACGCAGGACTGAAGGAAGCAGAGTCTGAACTTCTTGCAGAATGCTTGCAACAGCTCAAACTTTCGGCAAAGCTTGGTAATGTCGATTCTAGCAAGTGGTTACTTGAAAGACGCTTCAAGACCCTTGGTTATGGGAAGCAGTCAGAAGTAGAAGTCCACGCCAAAACCGAGAACATCAATATAAACTATAACGATGCGGATGAGTGTGACAAGATCCGGCAGGAGATTTTAGAGAAGCTCTCAAGACCTGCGTACCCTGCGAGGCTCAACATTACCAACGGCAGGGAAAATTAAAAAAGTAAAAAAACGGTTAAAAATGTTTTTACTTTGGAATAAATTGTGAAATCAGCCCATATATGCTCATCAATGGAACGAGCACGTCGGTCATTAAGTGGTGATTCCATCCAATTATAAGGACGAAACCACCTGCAACCTTTTTATAGGAGATGGTCAATAATTTCATCATTGTAAATCAACTTTTGAATTTTGTTCGGCTAGACCCCCCGGCAGGGGTCTATCTGCTTTATGCCCATCAAATTTGATTTTTTATAACTGATATGATTGCTTTAGTATATATACTCTTCTTTAGAGTATAGCCTCCTGTTATCGTTTTCTTAAGCTTAAGCTTACGATGATCTTTTTAAGTTTCTCAGATTATAAATAAGGTGACTTACTATATATAAAATTTTGCTAACGTTTGGTTCGCCTGATCCTGATTTTTTGCGTGCAAAATAGATATAGTTTTGCACGCACTAAAATTCGGTATTTTTCCTGATCTCGTTTTATACTGAATATACAAAGTTTTATAATATTATCTAATTAAATATCAAATTTTTTAATTCAATATGACTTTTACTACCTAAAATTATGAATAACCCGTATTTATCTTTTTCCTATGTTACGCAGTCACCCGATCATGAAAAATAAGATAATAGTCGTATATTATAAGATAATAGTATACAATAATCTGATTTATTTTTTTATAAATGATTTCGGCAAACACCGAAATATTACTGAATTTTAAATAAAACTCGTAATTACGTTTTTCTTTGTATTTTTTCTGATAATAAGGGCAAAAATAGTAATTTTATTTTTCTCGTTTTTTTCATTTTCTCTAAACCATAAAACCATCACCCGATATTCATTTTAAAAAGTAATGTAGAATTTTTAGTAAATGAAAAAGTTATATTTTGAAAGATATTTTCTCCCTAATGAGTAGTTACGGCACTAAGATCTATCCGAAGTCTTATTTTTTACAATCCTGAAGAATTCCGAAAAAATCAGAGAGTAATTCTTTCTTAATTGAAAATACATTCATCATCATGAAAACAGTTCTCTCGTCATCGTTTTTATTTTGAGCGGTTTTGCTGGCAGTATATGCCTGCAAAGCTCCTTTTGAATAACTGAAGGAAAGCCGGAAGAAAAATAAAAAGGTTTAAGCACGTTGTTTTCCGTATTCTTTTTCATCAAAGGAGTAGGAAAAATGAACAAAATTCTGAAAGCTATTGCAATTTTCCTTGTTATCTTTGCCGTGGTCTTTGTTGCTGGATGTTCTGGCCAATCATCTCCCCAAGAAAAGACGGCAGACAGCACAGAGAATACAGGAGAACAAGCAGGGGAACAGCCTGACCAGTCCAAGGAATGGATGCAGACCACAAGCGCAGACGCTTTAAATGTATCAAACGCGGCAAACGAGCTTGCATCCGTTCTGAGCAATTCCGGAGATCCAACACAAATTAAAGCTCTGACACAGTACATTGAGACTGAAGCAGACGCTTCCAGCTACGAGAGCGCGCAATTTTATTATGACGATGACCTAGAACCGGCTGTGCAGAAATATGCCGATATGATGGGATCTTATGGAGCTTTTGCAAAGCGTATAGACATGTCTCTTGACCACATTAACGCCGGGGACACAGCATCAGCAGAAATCACAATAGAAGACGCGGCAGAATCTCTGACGAGAGGAAACACGTATTACGAAGAATACAAAACGATGACAGAAGACTTTAAGAAAAGCCACCCTGAGACAGCCTAACAACTGTCTAAACTTTCCTATTTTTTGTTTGTAAATTTTGGTGGGAACTCACACACTAAATATTTTCAGTTAGACCGGATTGGGTTTTCGTTATTAAACATAATAAAAGTATACGCGATTTCCGGTATATAATATATAAAGCTTTGCCCTCATCCCAAAGTATATATGCATTGAATTACATATATATAATAATATAGGTATCGTAGTTTTTTCGAAAATTGCGGCATCTATGTATCAAGAAGAATGTCTCATTTTATACACGGATACTTTTCTAGACTTATTAAAAATTGACTTATATTTTTGTTTGAATTGTAATAGTATCAGTAGTCAATACTATGAGCATATATCAGTATTGTTGAACGGAGGAACGTTAAGAAAGATAAAGCTTAAACGAACGGTATACGTCAAAACATAAGTAACTTGGAAGTTATGTTTTCGAAGTTACTTAATGTCTTGTAGAATGAAAAAGGTATGTTTGTCGTTAATTCCAATTTGATTATATGAAATTATGTTAAACAATTATAGCTAACTATAACACTTATATTATTAATATTTAATTATAATTTAAATATATTGCGGAATAAACGTCAGATGCTCCTTTGTGATTGAATGAATAGATAACTATGATCCGCAGTGATCAAAGGAGACAAATAGATGAAATCATTGACAAAAAAAATGTTGTGGTATTTCTTATGATATTCCTCATTGA
The Methanosarcina sp. WWM596 DNA segment above includes these coding regions:
- a CDS encoding integrase → MKNKDISKRTKQNYFSALLRFFESQTVTRPIEFRNILLKDKEERGLRNLFNYFEDEEINEICGHSLEKWRRFVKIKKSGVVEVYVDDEEIKKGYEECPEEMKPIYSLLVYSGNRFTHIHQMLDNFDEGNIIIDGEIAHYPTSFLSSGSKRTFHLFFPASYVPELKKICKLRSYFNILKEIKCGRVTAKTIRKWHLNLMIKEGITESVADFIQGRASVTVGSAHYLNKVQQATNQYSRLIGKLPI
- a CDS encoding pentapeptide repeat-containing protein, encoding MQPVPIIRSLFEYLYGYFDSRSSVIYFRLLRIVLVDLKKLSILYGAVTRNWLFKAFVVVLLFICFLWILLKYPVLQVDKFGITNPKDLAEMENVYRSTLAQVLGGIAVGVGIYFAWGNLKISREVQITESFTRAIEQLGNEKIEVRLGGIYALERISAQYQKDHWRMIEILTSFVKINSPIKDEPQNKVKIDTQAVLTIIGRRNYSLFMGESRMINLTGLNLQEAFFNGANLGGVYFWKSNLKGANFLLANLPETDFVSVNASGAYFNGAYLKNSDFKGANLEGAQFEVANLKGAKFEGANLKGANLEGANFEGANLKGANLEGANLKWARNLSCNQLSKVQTLHNATLDKNHSRIISKHYAHLLLAVSEGTTEPQEGIR
- a CDS encoding transposase; translated protein: MAKKCKITPELIERMKENVKLGFTYSALALSLGISEDTLYSWIRKGRDEQQQPYVSFYAGLKEAESELLAECLQQLKLSAKLGNVDSSKWLLERRFKTLGYGKQSEVEVHAKTENININYNDADECDKIRQEILEKLSRPAYPARLNITNGREN